The Mucilaginibacter mallensis genome has a segment encoding these proteins:
- a CDS encoding pyridoxal phosphate-dependent aminotransferase: MSVSVLAKNLRGSEIIKIAGEINELKRQGQNIANLTIGDFDSNIYPIPTELKQGIVEAYNDNQTNYPPADGMLNLRESVSAFLKSRYALDYAPNQILISGGSRPLIYSTFLAVVDPGDTVVFPTPSWNNNHYSDLTSANAIMIETRAENNFMPTADEIRPHIKGAALLALCSPLNPTGTMFNKKDLEEICDLVIAENKTRAAGEKPLYLLYDQIYSQLTFGVHKHYDPVTLRPELKDYTIFIDGASKCFAATGVRVGWGFGPANVIDNMKAIVGHMGAWSPKAEQVAMAKFLTNDTYVNNYLTQIKANIQASLNTLHEGFQQLKAEGFSVDSIEPMGAIYLTIKVDYAGKTTPDGTVLKTSADINFYLIKEAKVAFVPFSAFGTGEDVNWFRASVGASTLQDIQQMIPRIKEALSKLK; the protein is encoded by the coding sequence ATGAGTGTTTCCGTATTAGCTAAAAATCTGCGCGGCTCCGAAATCATTAAAATAGCCGGTGAAATAAACGAACTTAAACGACAAGGACAAAACATTGCCAACTTAACCATCGGCGATTTCGATTCGAACATATATCCTATTCCTACCGAGCTAAAGCAAGGCATAGTTGAAGCTTATAACGATAATCAAACCAACTACCCGCCGGCTGATGGTATGCTTAACCTGCGCGAGAGCGTGTCGGCATTCCTGAAAAGCAGGTATGCCTTGGATTATGCCCCTAACCAGATCCTGATCTCAGGCGGTTCAAGGCCATTGATCTATTCTACATTTTTAGCAGTTGTCGATCCCGGTGATACCGTTGTTTTCCCAACACCATCGTGGAATAACAACCATTACAGCGACCTAACCAGCGCCAATGCTATAATGATTGAAACCCGTGCCGAAAACAATTTTATGCCTACGGCAGATGAGATCCGCCCGCATATTAAAGGCGCTGCTTTACTGGCATTGTGCTCACCTTTGAACCCAACGGGCACCATGTTCAACAAAAAGGATTTGGAAGAGATCTGCGACCTGGTAATCGCCGAAAATAAAACACGTGCAGCAGGCGAAAAACCATTATATCTATTATACGATCAGATCTACTCGCAACTAACCTTCGGGGTGCACAAACATTACGACCCGGTTACCTTGCGCCCCGAATTAAAAGATTACACCATATTTATTGATGGCGCATCAAAATGCTTTGCAGCAACAGGCGTGCGTGTAGGCTGGGGCTTCGGTCCGGCAAATGTGATTGATAATATGAAAGCCATTGTTGGCCACATGGGTGCATGGTCGCCAAAGGCGGAGCAGGTGGCTATGGCTAAATTCCTGACCAACGATACTTATGTTAACAATTACCTTACCCAGATAAAAGCAAACATCCAGGCCAGCTTAAACACCCTGCACGAAGGTTTCCAGCAATTAAAAGCTGAAGGCTTCAGTGTTGATTCTATCGAACCAATGGGTGCCATCTACCTAACTATTAAAGTTGATTATGCCGGCAAAACCACACCTGATGGAACCGTGCTAAAAACATCAGCAGATATCAACTTTTACCTGATAAAAGAAGCTAAGGTGGCCTTTGTGCCATTCTCCGCATTCGGCACAGGTGA
- a CDS encoding acyl-CoA desaturase: protein MYILIFFLAHWFLSLFFQTFYLHRYASHKMFTTSKFTERTFHLMTFIFQGSSFLNPRAYAIMHREHHAYSDTAKDPHSPYFFTDVFQMMWNTVQSFRLYEKRLKEPDAEFKGNYPEWHLVDYYGSTMISRIIFGCLYITFYIVFATHWWMFLLLPIHFMMGPIHGAIVNWCGHKYGYANFDNNDKSKNTTPFDFLMLGELFQNNHHKRPNNANFAARWFEFDPVFPVMKLMHWVRIIKLRPATLNS from the coding sequence GTGTACATATTAATTTTCTTTTTAGCTCACTGGTTCCTCTCCCTATTTTTTCAGACGTTTTACTTACACAGGTACGCTTCTCATAAAATGTTCACCACAAGTAAATTTACCGAGCGTACATTTCACCTGATGACTTTTATTTTCCAGGGATCATCATTTTTAAACCCGCGTGCATATGCTATTATGCACCGTGAGCACCATGCTTATAGTGATACCGCTAAGGATCCGCATTCACCATATTTCTTTACTGATGTTTTCCAGATGATGTGGAACACCGTGCAAAGTTTCAGGCTATATGAAAAAAGACTAAAAGAACCTGATGCTGAATTTAAAGGCAATTACCCTGAGTGGCATTTGGTTGATTATTATGGTTCAACCATGATATCGCGCATCATATTCGGTTGCTTATACATTACCTTTTATATAGTATTTGCTACCCATTGGTGGATGTTTTTATTATTGCCGATACACTTTATGATGGGCCCAATTCATGGTGCTATTGTAAACTGGTGCGGTCATAAATATGGTTATGCCAATTTTGATAATAACGATAAATCAAAAAACACCACACCGTTTGATTTTTTAATGCTGGGCGAACTGTTCCAGAATAATCACCACAAACGCCCCAACAATGCAAACTTTGCAGCCCGTTGGTTTGAGTTCGACCCGGTTTTCCCGGTAATGAAACTGATGCACTGGGTGCGCATCATCAAACTGCGGCCGGCTACCTTAAATAGTTAA